A window of the Roseovarius sp. S88 genome harbors these coding sequences:
- a CDS encoding GcvT family protein: MSDTLAQSTLNIQTDETSRGKPLPSHAKVVIIGGGVVGCSILFHLSKFGWEDVVLLERNELTSGSSWHAAGQIHTISSDPNISRLQSYTIGLYKEIEELSGQSVGLHMTGGFYVASNKAWHDYLKRERSKARYMGLHQEWISPKELAERHPLIDPKHYYAALWDDQDGDLDPSGTTYAFAKASKHYGGQYFTHTPVTATTQRPDGLWEVTTERGTIIAEYVVNCGGLWAREVGHMAGLNLPVQPMEHHYLLTDRIDEVANFGSRLPCGIDYEANIYFRQERDGMLLGTYEPVGTPWKVGGTPWDFGHELLQPKLENIADRLELGFERIPALADAGIKDAINGPFTFGPDGNPMIGPVPGMHNYWCAVGVMAGFCQGGGVGLTMAEWMIDGEPSIDVWAMDVARFGDWATPDWGTVKSTENYERRFVMTFPNETLPKGRMQKTTALYDRLIARGARMDQGFGLEHALWFADGPEDAHEEPSFERNRSHDYVAREIEAVQNAVGGIEIANFAKHEFTGKGARAYLDYFLAGYVPKTGRLTLTPMLTPKGRLYGDLTVACLSEDHFILFGSGTMQEAHRRWFEKDLPNDVSYRNASDDWHGIALSGPKSRELLSRITRDDVSADALKFRDLRQTFVGGVPVILNRISFSGELGYEIYCRPQYLLRLAEAIEDAGADLGYRWYGARALMSMRLEKGWGAWTLEFRPDFNAVESGLDAFINWKKNFVGKAATEAFVKEGVERKLVTLTIDVDGIDVTGDEAVLRGGEAIGYITAGGYAHRVGRSMAMAYVASEHAGAGEVLDVEILGEMYKAEVQGAPVYDANGANMRS; encoded by the coding sequence ATGAGTGATACGCTGGCGCAATCCACGCTCAACATTCAGACGGATGAGACAAGCCGGGGCAAGCCGCTGCCCAGCCACGCGAAAGTGGTGATTATTGGTGGCGGTGTGGTGGGATGTTCGATCCTCTTTCACCTCAGCAAGTTTGGGTGGGAAGATGTGGTTCTTCTGGAGCGGAATGAGCTGACATCCGGCTCAAGCTGGCACGCGGCGGGGCAAATTCACACAATCAGTTCGGATCCAAACATTAGTCGCTTACAGAGCTATACAATCGGGCTCTACAAGGAGATTGAGGAGCTTTCCGGACAGTCCGTAGGGCTGCATATGACGGGTGGCTTTTATGTCGCCTCGAACAAGGCCTGGCACGATTATCTCAAGCGTGAGCGGTCCAAGGCGCGGTATATGGGCCTGCATCAGGAATGGATCAGCCCAAAGGAGTTGGCGGAGCGCCATCCGTTGATTGATCCCAAGCACTATTATGCAGCGCTCTGGGATGATCAGGATGGGGATCTGGACCCGTCAGGCACCACGTATGCTTTTGCCAAAGCGTCTAAGCACTACGGTGGTCAATACTTTACTCATACGCCGGTGACAGCAACAACCCAAAGACCGGATGGTCTGTGGGAAGTGACCACAGAAAGAGGCACTATTATTGCCGAATACGTAGTAAACTGCGGAGGCCTTTGGGCACGGGAGGTGGGGCATATGGCTGGGTTGAACCTGCCTGTGCAACCAATGGAACATCACTATTTGCTGACCGACCGGATCGATGAAGTGGCCAATTTCGGATCCCGCCTGCCCTGTGGGATTGACTATGAGGCGAACATTTATTTTCGACAGGAAAGGGATGGGATGTTGCTTGGCACTTATGAGCCGGTTGGGACGCCCTGGAAAGTCGGTGGGACGCCTTGGGATTTCGGGCATGAGCTTTTGCAGCCCAAGCTTGAGAATATTGCAGATCGTCTTGAGCTTGGATTTGAACGAATTCCTGCATTGGCTGATGCTGGGATCAAAGATGCGATCAACGGCCCTTTTACCTTTGGGCCAGATGGCAATCCAATGATTGGTCCCGTGCCGGGTATGCATAATTACTGGTGCGCGGTTGGCGTTATGGCGGGCTTCTGCCAGGGCGGCGGCGTTGGCCTGACCATGGCGGAATGGATGATTGATGGAGAGCCGTCGATTGATGTCTGGGCTATGGATGTCGCGCGTTTTGGGGATTGGGCGACGCCCGATTGGGGCACCGTTAAGTCGACGGAAAACTATGAACGTCGCTTTGTCATGACCTTTCCCAACGAGACGTTACCCAAGGGCCGGATGCAAAAGACAACGGCGCTCTACGACCGGCTTATTGCGCGAGGTGCCCGAATGGATCAGGGCTTTGGTCTTGAGCACGCTCTGTGGTTCGCTGATGGGCCAGAAGATGCGCACGAAGAACCATCATTCGAGCGCAATCGCAGTCATGACTATGTCGCGCGTGAAATCGAAGCGGTGCAAAACGCGGTTGGTGGTATTGAGATTGCGAATTTTGCGAAACATGAGTTTACCGGCAAAGGCGCACGCGCGTATTTAGACTATTTTCTTGCCGGATATGTCCCAAAAACGGGTCGATTGACGCTGACCCCGATGCTGACGCCCAAGGGACGGCTGTATGGTGATCTGACTGTCGCATGCCTCTCTGAGGATCACTTTATCCTGTTCGGCTCTGGAACAATGCAGGAGGCGCATCGCCGCTGGTTCGAAAAGGATCTGCCAAATGATGTGAGCTATCGCAATGCCTCAGATGATTGGCACGGCATTGCGTTGAGCGGTCCCAAATCGAGAGAACTGTTGTCTCGCATTACACGCGATGATGTGAGTGCGGACGCGCTGAAATTCCGTGATTTGCGCCAGACTTTTGTTGGAGGCGTGCCAGTTATCCTTAACCGGATATCGTTTAGCGGTGAGCTTGGGTACGAAATCTACTGTCGCCCACAGTATCTTTTGCGTCTGGCGGAGGCGATTGAGGACGCGGGTGCCGATCTGGGATATCGGTGGTATGGCGCACGTGCGTTGATGTCGATGAGGTTGGAGAAAGGTTGGGGTGCCTGGACATTGGAATTCCGGCCCGACTTCAACGCAGTTGAATCAGGCCTGGATGCTTTCATCAACTGGAAGAAGAATTTCGTCGGTAAAGCCGCGACCGAGGCTTTTGTCAAAGAAGGCGTGGAGCGCAAATTGGTCACTCTGACCATTGATGTAGATGGGATTGATGTGACCGGTGATGAGGCTGTTCTTCGCGGCGGTGAGGCCATTGGATACATCACGGCGGGGGGCTACGCACACCGAGTCGGGCGGTCTATGGCGATGGCATATGTCGCAAGCGAACATGCGGGTGCCGGTGAGGTGCTCGACGTGGAAATCCTTGGTGAGATGTACAAGGCGGAAGTGCAAGGTGCTCCGGTCTACGACGCCAACGGAGCAAATATGCGCAGCTGA
- the tdh gene encoding L-threonine 3-dehydrogenase has translation MKALVKAKPEVGLWMEHVPVPEPGPADVLIKVKKSAICGTDVHIWKWDEFSAKTVPVPMVVGHEFVGEIVDTGAAAMKYKIGQRVSGEGHIVCGTCRNCRAGRGHLCRNTKGVGVNRPGCFAEYLCIPEDNVVPIPKDIPDEIAAIFDPFGNAVHTALSFDLVGEDVLVTGAGPIGIMGALVAQKVGARKVVITDITPYRLELAQKMGVQHVVDVSKENLRDVMDEIGMTEGFDVGLEMSGASAAMQQMIARMNNGGKVALLGIAPTEFPVDWNSVIFKMLHIKGIYGREMYETWYKMIALVQSGLDVSGLITHRISIDDFEDGFAAMISGNAGKVVMDWG, from the coding sequence ATGAAAGCCCTTGTGAAAGCCAAGCCGGAAGTGGGTCTGTGGATGGAACATGTCCCCGTTCCAGAACCCGGACCAGCCGATGTGCTGATCAAGGTTAAAAAGTCGGCGATTTGTGGCACGGATGTGCATATCTGGAAATGGGACGAGTTCAGTGCCAAGACTGTGCCCGTCCCTATGGTCGTCGGACATGAGTTTGTCGGCGAGATCGTGGATACCGGTGCAGCGGCCATGAAATACAAGATTGGTCAGCGTGTCTCGGGTGAAGGTCATATCGTCTGCGGTACCTGCCGGAATTGCCGCGCGGGGCGCGGTCATCTGTGCCGCAACACCAAGGGTGTAGGCGTCAACCGCCCCGGTTGCTTTGCTGAGTATCTCTGCATTCCCGAAGACAATGTTGTGCCCATCCCTAAGGACATTCCGGATGAGATCGCGGCTATCTTCGACCCGTTTGGAAATGCGGTGCACACTGCTCTGTCCTTTGATCTGGTGGGGGAAGATGTACTTGTCACCGGGGCTGGCCCCATTGGGATCATGGGCGCGCTGGTGGCACAAAAGGTGGGTGCGCGGAAAGTTGTGATCACCGATATCACCCCATACCGGCTTGAACTGGCTCAAAAGATGGGTGTGCAGCATGTGGTGGACGTTTCGAAAGAAAATCTGCGCGATGTCATGGACGAAATCGGCATGACCGAAGGGTTTGACGTGGGCCTTGAGATGTCTGGTGCATCGGCCGCGATGCAGCAGATGATCGCGCGGATGAACAATGGCGGGAAGGTCGCGTTGCTGGGTATTGCGCCCACGGAATTCCCGGTTGATTGGAACAGTGTCATTTTCAAGATGCTGCATATCAAGGGCATCTATGGCCGCGAGATGTACGAGACCTGGTACAAGATGATTGCCTTGGTCCAGTCGGGTCTCGATGTCTCGGGGCTGATCACACACAGGATTTCCATCGACGATTTTGAAGACGGGTTTGCCGCGATGATTTCGGGCAATGCCGGCAAAGTCGTGATGGATTGGGGATAG
- a CDS encoding PLP-dependent cysteine synthase family protein — MTVLPSLIEAMEHTPLVELSRVRDELCLDGRILAKLDYLLPGFSKKDRAARAIVEGARASGNLQPGQTVVELTSGNMGTGLAIVCGILGHPFVAVMSEGNSEERARMMRALGAEVVLVPQATGSRKGEVSGDDLALVEEEAQRLTQERSAYRADQFERAGNPEAHETGTAPEIWAQSEGKVTAFCDFMGSGGTLAGTTRFLEPKGVRCYAVEPDKPDHPIQGGGYSIANPTHLENVTLAGSVTVSGRDAAEGSRLLARHEGIFAGYSAGANLAAAIQLLSGVEQGGTVAIVMCDSGLKYLSTDLWD; from the coding sequence ATGACGGTATTACCCTCTCTCATCGAAGCAATGGAACACACACCACTGGTCGAATTGAGCCGTGTTAGAGACGAATTGTGCCTGGATGGGCGCATATTGGCCAAGCTCGATTATTTGCTTCCGGGGTTTTCCAAGAAAGACCGGGCGGCACGGGCGATTGTGGAGGGCGCGCGTGCATCAGGAAATCTTCAGCCTGGTCAAACTGTGGTTGAGTTGACCTCTGGCAATATGGGCACCGGCCTGGCCATCGTTTGCGGCATTCTGGGACATCCTTTTGTGGCCGTGATGAGTGAAGGCAATTCTGAAGAACGGGCGCGTATGATGCGCGCTTTGGGGGCGGAGGTCGTTCTGGTTCCGCAAGCGACTGGGAGTCGAAAGGGTGAGGTTTCTGGCGATGATCTGGCTCTGGTAGAGGAAGAGGCGCAACGGTTGACGCAAGAACGAAGCGCTTACCGTGCTGACCAATTTGAGCGTGCAGGAAATCCTGAGGCACATGAGACTGGCACCGCCCCGGAGATTTGGGCGCAGTCTGAGGGGAAGGTCACGGCATTTTGTGATTTCATGGGGTCGGGTGGAACACTGGCCGGTACGACGCGTTTTCTGGAACCGAAAGGTGTAAGGTGTTACGCTGTGGAACCTGATAAGCCGGATCATCCTATACAGGGCGGCGGGTATTCAATCGCAAACCCAACCCATCTAGAAAACGTGACTTTAGCTGGATCAGTCACTGTTTCAGGGCGGGACGCAGCCGAAGGATCGCGGCTCTTGGCGCGGCATGAAGGGATTTTTGCGGGATACTCTGCCGGAGCCAATCTCGCGGCGGCAATTCAGCTTCTGTCTGGTGTCGAGCAAGGTGGCACAGTCGCCATTGTGATGTGTGACAGCGGCTTGAAGTATCTCAGCACCGATTTGTGGGATTAG
- a CDS encoding glycine C-acetyltransferase has translation MRASERFDQDLDCRLGGLREEGLYKTERVITSMQAGQVELASGQSVVNLCANNYLGLADHPEIIEAAHQALDRYGFGMASVRFICGTQEEHKALEARIAGFLDMEDAILYAAAFDANAGLFETLLGPEDTIISDALNHASIIDGVRLCKAQRYRYANSDMADLERCLQAAQGARHRLIATDGVFSMDGYIAKLDQICDLAETYDAMVMVDDCHATGFLGKSGRGSHEHCGVMGRVDILTGTLGKSLGGASGGYTAASAKVVDWLRQRSRPYLFSNTLAPVIAGASLKVFDLLEQRGDALRTQLWENADYFRAGMTKLGFELLPGEHAIVPVMLRDPKLAQGMAGRLNELGVYVTAFSFPVVPKDQDRIRTQMSAGLTRDMLNQAIDAFEVAGRDLGVIS, from the coding sequence ATGCGTGCATCAGAGCGGTTTGATCAGGATCTTGACTGTCGGTTGGGTGGTCTGCGTGAAGAGGGGCTATATAAAACCGAGCGTGTGATCACCTCGATGCAGGCGGGTCAGGTTGAGCTGGCCAGTGGTCAATCTGTCGTGAATTTATGCGCCAACAACTACCTTGGTTTAGCCGATCATCCAGAAATCATCGAAGCCGCGCATCAGGCGCTGGATCGCTATGGGTTTGGTATGGCCAGTGTGCGGTTCATTTGCGGCACGCAGGAGGAACATAAAGCGCTGGAAGCACGCATTGCCGGCTTTTTGGATATGGAAGACGCGATACTCTATGCGGCGGCGTTTGATGCAAATGCAGGTTTGTTCGAGACGCTTTTGGGTCCGGAAGATACGATCATTTCGGATGCTTTGAACCACGCAAGCATCATTGATGGCGTGCGGCTCTGCAAGGCGCAGCGCTATCGCTATGCCAATTCAGATATGGCTGATCTGGAACGCTGTTTGCAGGCGGCGCAAGGCGCACGCCATCGTTTGATTGCCACCGATGGTGTGTTTTCCATGGACGGGTATATCGCCAAGCTAGATCAGATTTGTGATCTGGCTGAGACGTATGATGCCATGGTGATGGTGGATGATTGTCACGCGACGGGCTTTTTGGGCAAATCCGGTCGTGGCAGCCATGAGCACTGTGGTGTTATGGGGCGCGTTGATATCCTGACTGGTACGTTGGGCAAGTCGCTGGGTGGTGCATCGGGGGGGTACACTGCGGCCAGCGCCAAGGTCGTCGATTGGCTCAGGCAGAGATCGCGACCGTATTTGTTTTCAAACACTCTGGCGCCCGTGATCGCGGGCGCGTCGCTCAAGGTTTTTGACCTGCTGGAGCAGCGTGGGGACGCCCTGCGCACCCAATTGTGGGAAAACGCGGATTATTTCCGAGCGGGCATGACTAAGTTGGGCTTCGAGCTATTGCCCGGCGAACATGCGATTGTACCGGTCATGTTGCGTGATCCCAAATTGGCGCAGGGCATGGCTGGGCGCCTAAATGAACTGGGCGTCTATGTCACAGCCTTCAGCTTTCCTGTTGTACCAAAGGACCAAGACCGAATTCGCACGCAAATGAGTGCTGGTCTGACGCGCGATATGCTGAATCAGGCGATAGATGCATTTGAAGTCGCAGGACGAGATCTCGGGGTGATTTCATGA
- a CDS encoding trimethylamine methyltransferase family protein: MARRARARIDRLNADTTVPASPHVQRQLPLFDVIDDETLAVLDAQVDWLIENVGIEFRDDPEAHRIWIEGGAEVKDNRVHIDATRVRELCRLAPPEFTQIARNPERNVVIGGNNQVFAPIYGAPFVRDLEGGRRYGDMESFEKLVKLAYMHPNLHHTGLVICEPCDVPVSHRHLDMVYMHMTRSDKPHLGAITEMSRAQDSVDMAEILYGKDAFDQNCVIMGNVNTNSPLLVDKVVSQAIQVYCGRGQGIVVVPFILSGAMGPVSTAASVTQAMAEAMVCCAFSQLVRPGAPFVLGNFLSSMSLKSGAPTFGMPEPVMSNYAIGQMARRVGLPLRCGGSLTASKIEDAQAAYESADSMHSTALAGANFVLHAAGWLEGGLCTGFEKLVMDADRLGAYQKLLNGLDASPEALARDAYEEVAPAGHFLGCGHTMRNYTTAFYEPALSDSENVESWEEGGSKDMRRRAYERWTTMLTAYEAPPLDEAVDEALRDYISRRKSEIPEAWY, from the coding sequence ATGGCCAGACGCGCACGTGCCCGCATCGATAGATTGAATGCAGACACCACGGTGCCTGCATCGCCCCATGTGCAGAGACAGCTGCCGCTTTTCGATGTGATCGATGACGAAACGCTTGCAGTTCTTGATGCTCAAGTTGATTGGCTGATCGAGAATGTTGGGATCGAGTTTCGCGATGATCCTGAGGCGCACCGCATTTGGATAGAAGGCGGTGCTGAGGTTAAAGACAACAGGGTGCATATAGATGCCACACGCGTTCGCGAGCTTTGCAGGCTTGCGCCACCGGAATTCACGCAAATTGCGCGGAATCCAGAGCGGAACGTTGTTATTGGTGGTAATAACCAGGTGTTTGCACCGATCTATGGCGCGCCTTTTGTGCGCGATTTGGAGGGTGGGCGGCGCTATGGCGACATGGAGAGCTTTGAGAAGCTGGTCAAGCTTGCCTACATGCATCCGAATTTGCATCATACGGGCCTTGTGATTTGTGAGCCGTGTGACGTGCCGGTCAGCCATCGGCATCTTGATATGGTGTATATGCATATGACGCGGTCGGACAAACCGCATCTTGGCGCGATTACGGAGATGAGCCGCGCGCAGGACAGCGTGGATATGGCCGAGATTTTGTATGGCAAGGATGCTTTCGACCAGAACTGCGTCATCATGGGGAATGTGAATACCAACTCACCGCTTTTGGTGGACAAAGTGGTGAGCCAGGCGATTCAGGTCTATTGCGGACGCGGTCAGGGGATTGTTGTTGTGCCGTTCATTCTGTCCGGTGCCATGGGGCCGGTGAGCACGGCGGCCAGTGTGACGCAGGCGATGGCAGAAGCGATGGTATGTTGTGCCTTTTCTCAGCTCGTGCGGCCTGGAGCGCCATTTGTGTTGGGCAACTTTCTTTCCTCGATGAGCCTCAAAAGCGGCGCGCCGACTTTTGGTATGCCAGAGCCGGTCATGAGCAACTATGCAATTGGGCAGATGGCCAGGCGCGTCGGATTGCCCTTGCGCTGCGGAGGGTCATTGACAGCAAGCAAGATAGAGGATGCGCAGGCAGCCTATGAAAGTGCCGACAGTATGCACTCAACGGCACTGGCGGGGGCAAATTTTGTGCTGCACGCGGCAGGTTGGCTCGAAGGAGGGCTGTGTACAGGGTTTGAAAAGTTGGTGATGGATGCCGACCGATTGGGCGCTTATCAAAAGTTGCTGAATGGATTGGACGCCAGTCCCGAGGCACTGGCGCGCGACGCTTATGAAGAAGTGGCACCGGCAGGACACTTCCTTGGATGTGGCCACACGATGCGCAACTACACGACTGCGTTCTACGAACCAGCGTTGAGTGACAGCGAGAATGTCGAGAGCTGGGAGGAAGGCGGGTCAAAAGACATGCGCCGCCGTGCCTATGAGCGCTGGACCACAATGTTGACCGCCTACGAAGCTCCACCTCTTGATGAAGCGGTGGATGAGGCGCTTCGAGACTATATTTCCCGTCGCAAGTCAGAGATTCCCGAGGCATGGTATTGA
- a CDS encoding LysR substrate-binding domain-containing protein, with product MQKLWKLVSSPRHLLVFEAAARTGSFTKAAQELNVQQPAVSASIKQLEHSLGVRLFDRAHRLVTLTHAGERLFNEVSSAFDQIYRTAEILSNRNQQAHVTLSASTAFAHYWMVPRLAQFHEAHPNIDLRLQTSEREPAIGSDGVSLAIRRGTGAWPGCDTHLIAPEIIMPIAAPRVNAAAINLKTVANLLNETLIHLEEPIRERPSWVDFFAHWNVPYAEPKVGLRLNDYALVLQATIAGEGFAFGWQHVTQQLISQRLLVSRPEWAWETGAGFYLVWSNSVPLNPQEQAVRDWLIDL from the coding sequence ATGCAAAAGCTTTGGAAGCTAGTCTCATCTCCGCGCCACCTGCTTGTGTTTGAGGCCGCCGCACGTACCGGGTCTTTCACGAAGGCCGCACAAGAACTAAACGTTCAGCAACCCGCCGTATCCGCATCGATTAAACAACTTGAGCATTCCCTTGGTGTGCGCCTTTTTGATCGTGCGCATAGGTTAGTCACTTTGACCCACGCCGGAGAGCGACTTTTCAATGAGGTATCTTCAGCATTCGACCAAATCTACCGAACTGCGGAAATTCTGAGCAACCGCAATCAACAAGCGCATGTGACACTTTCCGCATCCACCGCCTTTGCTCACTACTGGATGGTTCCAAGATTGGCGCAGTTTCATGAGGCGCACCCAAACATAGACTTGAGATTGCAAACGTCCGAGCGCGAACCCGCAATCGGAAGCGACGGAGTTAGTCTTGCGATCCGCCGCGGAACCGGGGCATGGCCTGGCTGCGACACCCACCTGATAGCACCGGAGATTATTATGCCCATTGCGGCACCTCGCGTAAACGCAGCTGCAATCAATCTCAAAACAGTGGCAAACCTTCTAAATGAGACTTTGATTCACCTAGAAGAGCCAATTCGCGAGCGGCCAAGTTGGGTTGATTTCTTCGCGCACTGGAATGTGCCCTATGCAGAACCGAAAGTGGGTCTCAGGCTGAACGACTACGCACTTGTTCTTCAGGCGACTATTGCCGGCGAAGGATTTGCATTCGGTTGGCAGCATGTCACACAACAACTCATTTCACAGCGTCTCTTGGTTTCCAGGCCCGAATGGGCTTGGGAAACTGGCGCTGGATTCTACCTGGTTTGGTCAAACTCAGTACCTCTGAACCCACAAGAACAGGCTGTTAGGGATTGGCTGATCGACTTGTAA
- the queG gene encoding tRNA epoxyqueuosine(34) reductase QueG: MKDSVKQRLVAQSLVEGFDACRVCRPTDAPQVPDRLAAFLDKGYHGQMAWLADRANWRGDPSALWPEARSVIVLAESYTPAEDPLVTLDDPELATISVYARNKDYHDVVKKRLKRLARWLIAEAGGDVKVFVDTAPVAEKPLGQAAGLGWQGKHTNLVSRELGSWFFIGSIFSTLEIETDSPEIDHCGSCQACLDICPTDAFPAPYQLDARRCISYLTIEHKGPVEEELRSKMGNRIYGCDDCLAVCPWNKFAIEAHEMRYHAREDLKKPKLAELASLDDVDFRKLFSGSPIKRIGRNRLVRNVLYAIGNSREADLSQVAQVLCDDADATVADAARWAVLRLQNAANGLE, translated from the coding sequence ATGAAAGACAGCGTAAAACAGCGTTTGGTGGCGCAGTCCCTTGTCGAAGGGTTCGACGCCTGTCGTGTGTGTCGTCCTACGGATGCGCCGCAGGTGCCAGATCGGTTAGCGGCGTTTCTGGATAAGGGGTATCACGGGCAAATGGCGTGGCTTGCGGATCGCGCGAATTGGAGAGGGGACCCGAGTGCGCTGTGGCCAGAGGCTCGGTCTGTGATCGTATTGGCCGAAAGTTATACGCCGGCTGAGGATCCTTTGGTGACCCTGGATGATCCTGAGCTTGCGACGATCTCGGTTTATGCGCGCAACAAGGATTATCATGATGTGGTCAAGAAGCGCCTCAAGCGGCTGGCGCGATGGCTGATTGCTGAGGCCGGGGGCGACGTCAAGGTATTCGTGGACACGGCCCCTGTCGCGGAGAAGCCATTGGGACAGGCGGCGGGGCTTGGATGGCAAGGGAAACACACCAATCTGGTCAGTCGCGAACTTGGGAGTTGGTTCTTTATTGGGTCGATTTTTTCAACGTTGGAAATAGAGACTGATTCACCTGAGATCGACCATTGCGGGTCGTGTCAGGCTTGTCTGGACATTTGCCCCACGGATGCATTTCCGGCGCCTTACCAGCTCGATGCACGGCGATGTATTTCATATCTGACGATTGAGCACAAAGGACCTGTGGAGGAAGAACTTCGAAGTAAGATGGGCAATCGGATTTATGGGTGTGACGATTGTCTTGCGGTGTGTCCCTGGAACAAGTTTGCAATCGAAGCACATGAGATGCGGTATCACGCTCGGGAAGACCTGAAGAAACCGAAGCTTGCAGAGCTTGCAAGCTTGGATGATGTTGATTTTCGAAAGTTGTTTTCAGGTAGCCCCATCAAAAGGATCGGACGAAATCGGTTGGTGCGCAATGTTCTCTATGCCATTGGAAATTCTAGAGAGGCAGACTTGAGCCAAGTTGCTCAAGTGCTTTGCGATGATGCGGACGCAACGGTAGCAGATGCCGCGCGATGGGCTGTTCTGCGACTGCAGAATGCCGCAAATGGGCTGGAATAA
- a CDS encoding glutathione S-transferase family protein yields the protein MAKLYHVPLSPFCRKVRLVLAEKKIECELAEERYWEADADFLRRNPAGKVPVLKIDNMTMSESTPICEYLEGKYPEPALMPKGHEAKFEVRRIVAWFDDKFHSEVTSKLLYERVNKKVMGQGFPDSTNVKAGAKAIKFHLDYMTWLLDRRRWLAGDVMTMADFAAAAHISSLDYISDVDWNRSETVKDWYAKIKSRPAFRSILADQVPGFPPPAHYADLDF from the coding sequence ATGGCCAAGCTGTATCACGTGCCGCTTTCCCCCTTTTGCAGAAAAGTCCGCCTGGTTTTGGCGGAGAAAAAGATCGAATGTGAATTGGCTGAAGAGCGCTATTGGGAAGCTGATGCTGATTTTCTAAGGCGCAATCCGGCGGGCAAAGTTCCGGTGCTCAAGATCGACAACATGACAATGTCGGAGAGTACGCCAATTTGCGAGTATCTTGAGGGAAAGTACCCCGAACCTGCGCTGATGCCGAAAGGGCATGAAGCCAAGTTCGAAGTGCGCCGCATTGTGGCGTGGTTCGATGACAAATTTCATAGCGAAGTGACGTCGAAGCTGTTGTATGAGCGCGTCAACAAAAAGGTCATGGGCCAGGGATTTCCCGACAGCACGAATGTCAAAGCCGGGGCAAAGGCGATAAAGTTTCATTTGGATTACATGACCTGGTTGCTGGATCGCCGTCGATGGCTGGCCGGAGATGTGATGACTATGGCCGACTTTGCTGCGGCGGCTCATATTTCGAGCCTTGATTACATCTCAGATGTGGATTGGAACAGATCTGAGACGGTCAAGGATTGGTACGCCAAGATCAAGTCCCGGCCAGCGTTTCGCAGTATTCTTGCGGATCAGGTTCCGGGCTTTCCGCCGCCTGCGCATTATGCTGATCTGGATTTCTAG
- the mtgA gene encoding monofunctional biosynthetic peptidoglycan transglycosylase, with product MAKRKPKPKPSLPARLIDRMLAPVRWIWRWVLRGAIIVTVIVCATVAAHGYLDPPRTLYMAQESSRLSGIDHQWVPIEEMSDAVPRSVVAAEDANFCLHWGFDMKAIRTALEDGARRGASTLSQQVVKNVYLWHGRSWSRKAFEALITPMVETFWSKRRILEVYLNVAEFDDGVFGVEAASRHYFNTGPEDLSEQQAALLAAILPNPKERSAAKPNNFVRKRARQVRDGAATIRRDGRAACFED from the coding sequence ATGGCGAAACGTAAACCCAAACCAAAGCCCAGTCTTCCTGCACGCCTGATTGATCGCATGCTTGCCCCTGTGCGCTGGATTTGGCGTTGGGTTCTGCGAGGTGCGATAATTGTAACAGTGATTGTGTGTGCGACTGTGGCGGCACATGGATATCTGGATCCGCCTCGGACGCTTTATATGGCGCAAGAATCCTCTCGTCTTTCCGGGATAGATCACCAATGGGTACCTATTGAAGAGATGTCAGACGCTGTGCCGCGGTCGGTTGTGGCGGCCGAAGATGCGAATTTCTGTTTGCACTGGGGCTTTGACATGAAAGCCATTCGCACCGCATTGGAAGATGGTGCACGACGCGGTGCGTCGACCCTCTCCCAACAAGTCGTCAAAAACGTCTACCTGTGGCATGGTCGAAGTTGGTCACGTAAAGCGTTTGAGGCGTTGATCACGCCTATGGTGGAAACCTTTTGGTCAAAACGGCGTATTCTTGAGGTTTACTTGAACGTGGCTGAGTTTGATGATGGGGTATTTGGCGTTGAGGCGGCATCACGCCACTATTTCAATACTGGTCCTGAAGATCTAAGCGAGCAGCAAGCAGCGCTGCTCGCTGCGATCCTTCCCAATCCAAAAGAACGCTCAGCGGCAAAACCCAACAATTTCGTTCGAAAACGAGCGCGACAAGTGCGGGACGGCGCGGCCACGATCCGCCGCGATGGGCGTGCTGCGTGTTTCGAGGATTGA